One genomic segment of Hordeum vulgare subsp. vulgare chromosome 2H, MorexV3_pseudomolecules_assembly, whole genome shotgun sequence includes these proteins:
- the LOC123428594 gene encoding probable glycerol-3-phosphate acyltransferase 2: MATSTNSNRFAHRMLSLHRLIRNNLVASLLGGHRQATPKTTGTAVPLPSIRLLGNSKTAAVVDVDALLLKSSTPSAAALFPPFFLVAVEAGSFVRGFLLLALYPLLCVLKHGACVKTMAMVSFCGLRRNEAARIGRAVMPQYFFKEAAHVEALAKVAGESPKEVKVAAVSRTFPTVMVEAFLKDYVGFDAVVGREVKAGYRYFAGVMEDEMTDTTMEMLIDGLKQTEMKNTCHYPKPMIFHDGRLAFTPTPAAALAMYIYFPFAIVLAAIRIAIYTLLPRRVSGTAAALAGVRVRVTGAPRSTVDGDTAGGRLYACNHRTLLDAIAISSALGKSVFAVTYSLGRLSELISPIPLLRLSRGREEDRRRMALLLARGDVVVSPEGTTCREPYLLRFSPLFAELADEVSPVAVDERSTMFYGTSTSPIDKCFDSVYFLMNPRPEYSVHFLKPVPTGGENSSIEVANQVQRVLADALGFTPTALTRKDKYMLLAGNEGTVATKRSNVN; the protein is encoded by the coding sequence ATGGCGACTTCGACGAATAGCAATCGCTTCGCCCACCGCATGCTCAGCCTCCACCGCCTCATCAGGAACAACCTCGTCGCATCTCTCCTCGGGGGCCATCGCCAGGCCACGCCGAAGACGACGGGAACTGCGGTGCCGCTTCCATCAATACGCCTGCTCGGTAACAGCAAGACCGCGGCGGTTGTCGACGTCGACGCGCTACTCCTGAAGTCTTCGACGCCGTCCGCGGCGGCTTTATTCCCGCCTTTCTTCCTCGTCGCGGTCGAGGCTGGCAGCTTCGTCCGAGGCTTCCTTCTGCTGGCGCTCTATCCGCTCCTCTGCGTCCTGAAGCACGGGGCGTGTGTAAAAACCATGGCCATGGTCTCCTTCTGCGGGCTGCGGCGCaacgaggcggcgaggatcgggaGGGCCGTGATGCCCCAGTATTTCTTCAAGGAGGCGGCGCACGTGGAGGCGCTAGCGAAGGTCGCCGGAGAGTCGCCGAAGGAGGTGAAGGTTGCGGCGGTCAGCAGGACTTTTCCAACGGTGATGGTGGAGGCGTTCTTAAAAGATTATGTTGGGTTCGACGCGGTGGTCGGCAGGGAGGTGAAGGCAGGTTACCGGTACTTTGCCGGCGTGATGGAGGACGAGATGACGGACACAACTATGGAGATGCTTATTGATGGGCTAAAGCAAACCGAGATGAAAAATACGTGCCATTACCCGAAGCCCATGATCTTCCACGACGGTCGGCTGGCGTTCACGCCGACACCGGCGGCTGCGCTCGCCATGTACATCTACTTCCCGTTCGCCATCGTCCTCGCCGCCATCCGCATCGCCATCTACACCCTGCTTCCCCGGCGCGTATCGGGCACCGCCGCCGCACTTGCCGGCGTGCGGGTGCGCGTCACCGGCGCCCCTCGTTCCACGGTCGACGGAGACACGGCCGGCGGACGCCTCTACGCGTGCAACCACCGCACGCTCCTCGACGCGATCGCCATCTCCAGCGCGCTCGGGAAGTCCGTCTTCGCCGTGACATACAGCCTGGGCCGCCTGTCCGAGCTGATCTCGCCCATCCCGCTGCTCCGGCTGTCCCGCGGCCGCGAGGAGGACAGGCGCCGCATGGCGTTGCTGCTAGCGCGGGGTGACGTCGTCGTTAGCCCCGAGGGCACCACGTGCCGCGAGCCGTACCTGCTACGGTTCAGCCCGCTGTTCGCGGAGCTTGCCGACGAGGTGAGCCCCGTGGCGGTGGACGAGCGCTCGACCATGTTCTACGGCACGTCTACGTCGCCCATCGACAAGTGCTTCGACTCGGTGTACTTCTTGATGAACCCACGACCGGAGTACTCCGTCCACTTCCTGAAGCCGGTGCCCACCGGCGGCGAGAACAGCAGCATCGAGGTGGCGAACCAGGTGCAGCGCGTGCTCGCCGACGCGCTCGGGTTCACGCCCACGGCGCTGACGAGGAAGGACAAGTACATGCTGCTCGCTGGGAACGAAGGGACAGTGGCGACGAAGAGAAGCAATGTTAATTAG